In Bradyrhizobium sp. CCBAU 051011, the following are encoded in one genomic region:
- a CDS encoding RMD1 family protein — MSGLERGDVLATIPLAFRVNANGVAILFRYGVVVLIGLNALEEEEFLRGLEHRMTGKLARRDEEIAIIELAPEKEDQIPPGGPICLQSLSPDRLILIGEALAKSVVLARHEREVASVFDTTEPFARELARSGRMRGSRRSILQNIGNALLVRHRVSGPVEVEEKPDVLWDKPHLERLYARLEDEYELKERAESLNGKLAVIAESAQVLTDIIDTRRSLRLEVIIVLLILFEVLVTIYQLAMGRHT, encoded by the coding sequence ATGTCGGGGCTCGAGCGCGGCGACGTCCTCGCCACGATACCGCTTGCGTTTCGCGTCAATGCGAATGGTGTCGCGATTCTGTTCCGCTATGGCGTGGTGGTCCTGATCGGGCTGAATGCGCTGGAAGAGGAGGAGTTCCTGCGCGGCCTGGAACATCGGATGACGGGCAAGCTCGCGCGACGCGACGAGGAAATCGCCATCATCGAGCTGGCTCCGGAAAAGGAAGATCAGATCCCGCCCGGCGGCCCGATCTGCCTGCAGAGCCTTTCGCCCGACCGCTTGATCCTGATCGGCGAGGCGCTGGCGAAGAGCGTCGTTCTGGCGCGGCACGAACGCGAGGTTGCCAGCGTCTTTGATACGACCGAACCGTTCGCGCGGGAACTGGCGCGGAGCGGGCGCATGCGCGGCAGCCGTCGCTCGATCCTGCAAAATATCGGCAACGCGCTTCTGGTGCGGCATCGGGTATCTGGGCCGGTCGAAGTGGAAGAGAAACCCGACGTGCTCTGGGACAAGCCGCATCTCGAGCGCCTGTATGCCCGGCTGGAGGACGAGTACGAACTCAAGGAGCGCGCTGAATCGCTGAACGGCAAGCTCGCCGTGATCGCCGAGAGCGCCCAGGTGTTGACCGATATCATCGACACGCGGCGCTCGCTGCGGCTCGAAGTGATTATCGTGCTCCTGATCCTGTTCGAGGTTCTGGTGACTATCTATCAACTCGCCATGGGGCGGCACACCTGA
- a CDS encoding VWA domain-containing protein has product MKSRITLRSLAFAIATLPLSAGLSQAIAKPAVEVAFVLDTTGSMGGLIEGAKRKIWSIATAIVDSNPDADIRMGLVAYRDIGDDYVTKKIDLTTDIQDLYAHLLELKARGGGDWPESVNEALDVAVNKLQWTSGGDVRRIVFLVGDAPPHMDYAQDTKYPVTLSVAKQRDIIVNAVLAGNAQDTARIWRDIAQNGNGRFIPIPQDGGEVVLIETPFDEEIIILQREINGTVIPYGPKHLQKRTEGKTKQLSEVAAAAPAQASEMASYLNKRSKVTSEAVTGDGDLVADVTAGRSRLSAIKEEDLPDNLRALKPEQRVDEVNKQMTQRKALNEKLSALVAKRDKYVADQRAKAAPKTSSFDRVVEDTLKAQIKR; this is encoded by the coding sequence ATGAAGTCACGCATCACCCTTCGCTCGCTCGCATTCGCTATCGCCACCCTCCCTCTCTCTGCCGGCCTGTCGCAGGCCATCGCCAAACCCGCCGTCGAAGTCGCTTTCGTGCTGGATACCACCGGCTCGATGGGCGGCCTGATCGAAGGCGCCAAGCGCAAGATCTGGTCGATTGCCACAGCCATCGTCGATTCCAATCCCGACGCCGACATCCGCATGGGCCTCGTCGCCTATCGCGACATCGGCGACGACTACGTCACCAAAAAGATCGACCTCACCACCGACATCCAGGATCTCTACGCCCACCTGCTCGAATTGAAGGCGCGCGGCGGCGGCGACTGGCCGGAGAGCGTCAACGAGGCGCTGGACGTTGCCGTCAACAAGCTGCAGTGGACCAGCGGCGGCGATGTCAGGCGAATCGTGTTCCTGGTGGGCGATGCGCCGCCGCACATGGATTATGCGCAGGACACCAAATATCCGGTGACGCTGTCGGTGGCGAAGCAGAGGGACATCATCGTCAACGCGGTGCTGGCCGGCAACGCCCAGGACACCGCACGGATCTGGCGCGACATCGCCCAGAACGGCAACGGCCGCTTCATTCCGATCCCGCAGGACGGCGGCGAAGTGGTGCTGATCGAAACGCCGTTCGACGAGGAGATCATCATCCTGCAGCGCGAGATCAACGGCACCGTGATCCCCTACGGGCCGAAACACCTGCAAAAACGTACCGAGGGCAAGACCAAGCAATTGTCCGAGGTCGCCGCCGCCGCGCCGGCGCAGGCCTCGGAGATGGCAAGCTATCTCAACAAGCGCTCCAAGGTGACGTCGGAAGCCGTCACCGGCGACGGCGATCTCGTCGCCGACGTCACGGCCGGCCGCAGCAGGCTTTCGGCCATCAAGGAGGAAGACCTGCCCGACAATCTGCGCGCGCTGAAGCCCGAGCAGCGCGTAGACGAGGTCAACAAGCAGATGACCCAGCGCAAGGCGCTCAACGAAAAGCTTTCTGCACTGGTGGCGAAGCGTGACAAATACGTCGCCGACCAACGCGCCAAGGCAGCGCCGAAAACATCTTCGTTCGACCGCGTCGTCGAGGATACGCTGAAGGCGCAGATCAAGCGGTAG
- a CDS encoding MmcB family DNA repair protein, whose product MESSPARHISLVPAPDRRQSETALAIARGTARLLRSLGFSCISELPLPSGRRADLVALNERGEIWIVEIKSSVEDLRADQKWQDYRMHCDRLFFAFTQDLPCEIFPEGTGLIIADAYGAHLHCEAPEHRLPAATRKSMTVRFAMAAAQRINRLVDPQGHSEF is encoded by the coding sequence ATGGAATCATCACCCGCCCGCCACATCAGCCTCGTGCCCGCGCCGGATCGCCGCCAGTCGGAGACGGCGCTCGCGATCGCGCGCGGCACCGCGCGGCTGTTACGATCGCTGGGATTTTCCTGCATCAGCGAACTGCCGCTGCCGTCGGGCCGGCGCGCCGATCTGGTGGCACTGAACGAGCGCGGCGAAATCTGGATCGTCGAGATCAAGTCGTCGGTGGAAGATCTGCGCGCCGACCAGAAATGGCAGGACTACCGGATGCATTGCGACCGGCTGTTCTTCGCCTTCACGCAGGACCTGCCTTGCGAGATTTTTCCGGAAGGCACCGGCCTGATCATCGCCGATGCCTATGGCGCCCATCTGCATTGTGAAGCGCCGGAGCACCGTCTGCCGGCGGCCACGCGCAAATCGATGACGGTGCGGTTTGCAATGGCGGCAGCCCAACGCATCAACCGCCTGGTCGATCCGCAGGGGCATAGCGAGTTTTAG
- a CDS encoding fructose-1,6-bisphosphatase, which translates to MRLTLSVIKADIGSVGGHTKPSTRMMAAVEGEVAKAICDGLLIDAFVCHTGDDIAIIMTHTRGEGSSEVHQLAWKAFLAATSVAKTSGLYGAGQDLLVDAPSGNVRGAGPGVAELSFDHSLSGTRPAESFMVFAADKCGPGAYNLPLYLAFADPMYCAGLMLPPMIKGFRFHVIDMDNTAGDSVIELDAPADGYQIAALLRDNERFGIDRIVSRTHGEVAVAVSAQRLHAIAGKYTGKDDPVAIVRNQGIFPAPEEVVSPFAKAHFVGGDARGSHVMPLMPVPLNTPVTGMYCLPIVSCAGFSIDKEGRFAESYTDFFDNPAWDEVRRRAQRKAIEMRSQGWSGAAMLPYSELEYGGFRDTVSSLLKRFEVRKEPKPEAAE; encoded by the coding sequence ATGAGGCTCACCCTTTCGGTCATCAAGGCTGACATAGGCTCCGTCGGCGGCCATACCAAACCGTCTACACGCATGATGGCGGCTGTCGAGGGCGAGGTCGCGAAGGCGATCTGCGATGGCTTGCTGATCGACGCTTTCGTCTGCCACACCGGCGACGACATTGCGATCATCATGACGCACACGCGGGGCGAAGGGAGCTCCGAGGTGCATCAACTTGCCTGGAAGGCGTTCCTCGCGGCCACCTCGGTCGCGAAAACCTCCGGGCTTTATGGCGCCGGCCAGGATCTTCTCGTCGACGCACCGTCCGGAAATGTCCGCGGCGCCGGCCCGGGCGTCGCCGAGCTCAGCTTCGACCACAGCCTCTCGGGCACGAGACCTGCGGAGTCCTTCATGGTGTTCGCCGCCGACAAATGCGGCCCCGGCGCCTACAACCTGCCGCTCTATCTCGCCTTTGCCGATCCCATGTATTGCGCCGGGCTGATGCTGCCGCCGATGATCAAGGGGTTCCGTTTCCATGTCATAGACATGGACAACACGGCCGGCGACAGCGTGATCGAACTCGACGCGCCCGCGGATGGCTACCAGATTGCCGCACTGCTCCGCGACAACGAGCGCTTTGGCATTGATCGCATCGTTTCCCGGACCCATGGCGAGGTCGCCGTCGCCGTTTCGGCGCAGCGTCTTCACGCGATCGCAGGCAAGTACACCGGCAAGGACGATCCGGTCGCGATCGTCAGGAACCAGGGGATTTTCCCGGCGCCCGAAGAAGTCGTCTCGCCGTTCGCGAAGGCGCACTTCGTGGGCGGCGATGCGCGCGGCTCGCACGTGATGCCACTCATGCCTGTGCCGCTCAACACACCGGTGACGGGCATGTACTGCCTGCCGATCGTTTCCTGCGCGGGCTTCTCGATCGACAAGGAAGGCCGATTCGCGGAGTCCTATACCGATTTCTTCGACAACCCGGCGTGGGACGAGGTCCGCCGGCGCGCCCAGCGCAAGGCCATCGAGATGCGCAGCCAGGGCTGGTCTGGCGCCGCGATGCTGCCCTATTCCGAGCTGGAGTATGGTGGCTTCCGCGACACCGTGTCCTCACTGCTGAAGCGCTTTGAGGTGCGCAAGGAGCCGAAGCCGGAAGCGGCCGAGTAA
- a CDS encoding 6-phosphofructokinase gives MAKRRIGILTGGGDVPGLNAVIKSVTYRGSENDIEVVGLRRGWEALTHVNLEDPASRSHYIIPLNRDNTRTIDRSGGTVLHSSRTNPSKMKKLPDHLAGQDFPASLGTKGGIATRTWDVTDQVLANLSGLGIEHLIAIGGDDTLSYASKLNDLGVKIIAIPKTMDNDVRNTEYCIGFSTAITRASDAIQRQRTTVGSHERIGIFRVFGRDAGFTALYTAYATSIRCVIPEYKFDLDKLIQLLVEEKRANPSNYALVVLSEGAAWQGYEVQEYGEPDAYGHRKKASVAESFADEIKRRVGEETITSDLTYDLRSGNPDFIDKLVALTFGNMAYDAILEGKTGLMSALVEGRYDLVPIPDAKLGPRKLDVASTYNTERYRPIYGNKRGLPIFLNRAS, from the coding sequence ATGGCAAAAAGGCGCATCGGCATTCTCACGGGCGGCGGCGACGTTCCCGGCCTCAACGCTGTCATCAAGAGCGTGACCTATCGCGGCAGCGAGAACGACATCGAGGTCGTCGGCCTCCGCCGTGGCTGGGAGGCCCTTACGCATGTGAACCTCGAGGACCCGGCCTCCAGGTCCCACTACATCATCCCGCTGAACCGTGACAACACGCGCACCATAGACCGCAGCGGCGGCACCGTGCTGCACTCGAGCCGCACCAATCCGTCCAAGATGAAGAAGCTGCCAGATCATCTCGCAGGCCAGGACTTTCCGGCCTCGCTCGGCACCAAGGGCGGCATCGCAACCAGGACGTGGGACGTTACCGACCAGGTGCTGGCTAACCTCTCGGGGCTCGGCATCGAACATCTGATCGCCATCGGCGGCGACGACACGCTCAGTTACGCATCCAAGCTCAACGACCTCGGCGTCAAGATCATCGCCATTCCGAAGACCATGGACAATGACGTCCGCAACACCGAGTACTGCATCGGCTTCTCGACCGCGATCACCCGCGCCAGCGACGCCATCCAGCGGCAGCGCACCACTGTCGGATCGCACGAGCGCATCGGCATCTTCCGCGTCTTTGGCCGCGATGCCGGATTTACGGCGCTCTACACCGCGTACGCCACCTCGATACGGTGCGTCATACCGGAGTACAAGTTCGATCTCGACAAGCTGATCCAGTTGCTCGTCGAGGAGAAGCGCGCCAACCCAAGCAACTACGCGCTGGTCGTGCTCAGCGAGGGCGCCGCGTGGCAGGGCTACGAGGTGCAGGAATACGGCGAGCCCGATGCCTACGGCCATCGCAAGAAGGCGAGCGTGGCGGAATCGTTCGCCGACGAGATCAAGCGGCGCGTCGGCGAGGAGACGATCACGTCTGACCTCACCTACGACCTGCGATCTGGCAATCCGGACTTCATAGACAAGCTCGTGGCCCTGACTTTCGGTAACATGGCCTATGATGCCATCCTGGAAGGCAAGACCGGCCTCATGTCGGCACTGGTGGAGGGGCGCTACGACCTCGTGCCCATCCCTGACGCCAAGCTCGGGCCGCGCAAATTGGACGTCGCCAGCACGTACAACACGGAGCGCTACCGCCCGATCTACGGCAATAAGCGAGGGCTGCCGATCTTTCTCAACCGCGCGTCATAG
- a CDS encoding Mth938-like domain-containing protein, whose amino-acid sequence MEIERTTFGTITIDGKTYEHDVIIRLSGEVARRKKKLSKKYYGTSHVLSKDEAKFVYEDGCEQLILGSGQMGNVHLSPEAETYFAKKGCTVLLQPTPEAIHTFNKSHAKKIGLFHITC is encoded by the coding sequence ATGGAGATCGAACGCACTACATTCGGCACCATCACGATTGATGGAAAGACCTATGAACACGACGTGATCATTCGTCTCTCCGGCGAAGTGGCAAGGCGGAAGAAGAAGCTGTCGAAGAAGTACTACGGCACCTCGCATGTCCTCTCGAAAGACGAGGCGAAGTTCGTCTACGAGGACGGATGCGAGCAGTTGATCCTTGGCTCGGGCCAGATGGGCAATGTGCACCTATCGCCGGAAGCTGAGACGTATTTTGCGAAAAAGGGTTGCACGGTGCTGTTGCAGCCGACGCCTGAGGCGATTCATACGTTCAACAAATCGCATGCCAAGAAGATCGGCCTCTTCCACATCACCTGCTAG